In one window of Pseudomonadota bacterium DNA:
- a CDS encoding radical SAM protein, whose product MRARPRLSPLVSFRSFGDRAALVDHATGDLHLLNAEGGELLERLDRGDDAFSDDEEEFLAEIGRTRQGESREAGDEGEGEDLLEELNRWAADSLVPLHCQVELTYRCGLRCRHCYLGHCGGDPREELSTAEIVGFLDDLRRLGGLFLLLTGGEPFLRRDFEEIFSAARDRRFAVSFITSGWGLDRALLERLARRGIDTAQVSLYGPSAAVHDGVTGEAGSFADALACLRALRDLGVRVRAAVTPMAGTVDGIEGMRALLVRERIPAALGLHMAPRRDGAKDPQALAVDAEGIRRAFAAFPPGASPRMRDRGPGDRPCGAGASAVSIDPYGTVHPCLQLRTPAGSIREAPLAEIWARAEVLERLRRITVADLEGCPTCELRRSCNRCAGFAHAEGLSVRDHCSFDCLQAQVVEVGVDGSNEEQ is encoded by the coding sequence GTGCGCGCGCGCCCCAGGCTGTCTCCGCTCGTCTCCTTCCGGTCGTTCGGCGACCGGGCCGCGCTCGTCGATCACGCGACCGGCGATCTGCACCTCCTGAACGCCGAGGGCGGCGAGCTGCTCGAGCGCCTCGATAGAGGTGACGACGCGTTCTCGGACGACGAGGAGGAGTTCCTCGCCGAGATCGGCAGAACCCGGCAAGGGGAATCACGGGAGGCAGGGGACGAAGGGGAGGGGGAGGATCTGCTCGAGGAGCTCAACCGCTGGGCCGCGGACAGCCTCGTCCCGCTCCACTGCCAGGTCGAGCTCACGTACCGGTGCGGGCTGCGCTGCCGTCACTGCTACCTCGGCCACTGCGGCGGCGATCCGCGCGAGGAGCTCTCGACCGCGGAGATCGTCGGCTTCCTCGACGATCTGCGGCGCCTCGGCGGCCTCTTCCTCCTGCTGACCGGCGGCGAGCCGTTCCTGCGCCGCGACTTCGAGGAGATCTTCTCGGCGGCCCGGGATCGCAGGTTCGCCGTCTCCTTCATCACGTCGGGGTGGGGGCTCGATCGGGCGCTGCTCGAGAGGCTCGCGCGGCGGGGGATCGACACCGCCCAGGTCTCGCTCTACGGGCCGAGCGCCGCGGTGCACGACGGCGTGACCGGGGAGGCGGGCTCCTTCGCCGACGCGCTCGCCTGCCTGCGGGCGCTGCGCGATCTCGGCGTGCGGGTCCGGGCCGCGGTGACGCCGATGGCGGGGACCGTCGACGGGATCGAGGGGATGCGGGCGCTCCTGGTGCGCGAGCGGATCCCTGCCGCGCTCGGGCTCCACATGGCGCCGCGGCGCGACGGCGCGAAGGATCCGCAGGCGCTCGCGGTCGACGCCGAGGGGATCCGGCGCGCGTTCGCCGCGTTCCCGCCCGGGGCGTCGCCGCGCATGCGGGACCGCGGGCCCGGCGACAGGCCGTGCGGCGCCGGCGCGAGCGCGGTGTCGATCGACCCGTACGGAACGGTGCACCCATGCCTGCAGCTGCGGACTCCCGCGGGCTCGATCCGAGAGGCGCCGCTCGCCGAGATCTGGGCGCGCGCCGAGGTGTTGGAGCGGCTCCGGCGGATCACCGTGGCCGACCTGGAGGGTTGTCCCACGTGCGAGCTCCGGCGGTCGTGCAACCGCTGCGCGGGCTTCGCGCACGCCGAGGGACTGTCGGTCCGCGATCACTGCTCGTTTGACTGTCTTCAAGCGCAGGTGGTAGAAGTAGGTGTAGACGGTTCGAACGAGGAGCAGTGA